The Ornithinimicrobium faecis region TCACTGTCACCGGCGGGCTGTTGACGCTGTGGGCTCGCGACCCAGCGAGGGTGGACCCTGCCCCGGCGGAGCAGACGCTCTCCGCCTGACGGCACCTGAGGCGACCCGCTCCCCCTGACGGGGGCACCCACCAAGCCTGCTCCGCCTAACTGCGCCTGAGGCCGCACAGCGCTGCGCTGGTGCCTGTCTTCTGCGCGTGCGTCGTTCCCCTGCCTCGCGCGTGTCCTGCACGGTGCCCACATCGTTGCGGCGTGTCCTGTGCTCCGGCCCCAGTTCGGCAACACGTGCCGGGCACAGTCCGGGCCGCGCGGATAGTGCGAGCAATACGGCAGGAACGGCAATCGGCTGACGAGATCGCGCCGGGCAGGGCACGCGACGCCGATATTGGATGGGCGTGAACGGGGAGATCGCTACGGAGATGCGGGCTGATGGACCGTGCGAGACCTTTATCAAAATGCGGGCCGACGTACGAAACCTCTATCAAGATGCGGGGGCGGCGTACGAAACCTGTATCAAAATGCGGGGAGCGCGATGAAGACCAACGGGTCGACGGCCACGCCGATGAAGAGCAGCGTCAGATAGCTGATGGAGAAGTGGAACAACCGCATGGCGCCCAGTTTGTTGCCGACCTCGCCCGCCTTGGCCTTGGTCTGCAGGCGGTGCGCCTCGACCAGGAAGACGACACCGGAGACCAGGGCCGTGCCGGTGTAGATCCACCCCATCGGCGCCACAGGGATCAACACCAACGAGGTGATGACCGTGGCCCACGAATAGATGACGACCTTGCGCGCGACCGCGACGTCCTGCGCGACCACCGGCAGCATCGGCACGCCGGCTGCTGCATAGTCCTCCTTGAACCGCATGGACAGCGGCCAGTAGTGCGGCGGCGTCCAGAAGAAGATGACCATGAAGAGCACCAGCGCGGGCCAGGCCAGCGAGTTGGTGACAGCCGACCAGCCGATGAGCACCGGCATGCAGCCCGCGACGCCACCCCACACGATGTTCTGGCTGGTGCGGCGCTTGAGCAGGACGGTGTAGAAGCCGATGTAGAGCACGATGGCGCCGAGCCCCAACCAGGCAGACAACCAGTTGACGAACAGCCCGAGCCAGAGCGTGGCGATCGCGCCGAGCACGCCGCCAAAGATCAGCGCGGCACGCGGTGTGATGACGCCGGTGACCAGGGGCCGGTTCTCGGTGCGGTGCATCTTGGCGTCGATGTCGCGGTCGAGATAACAGTTGAGCGTGTTGGCCGAGGCCGCGGCCAGGGTGCCGCCGATCAGCGTGGCGACCACGAGCCAGAGCGAGGGGATGCCGCGCTCGGCGAGAAACATGACCGGGAACGTCGTCACCAGCAGCAGCTCGATGATGCGCGGCTTGGTGAGGGCGATGTAGTCCAGGACCACCTGGCGCCACCCGCGGTCCACAGCAGCAGGCGTTGTCCCTGTCGAGCGGTCGAGAGTGGTCACGGCGTCCTATCACTGTCGCGGGAGTATGCGGACACACCAGTGCGTGGGGTCCGTTCCACTGAGCATCGTAGCCCTCCGAAGGACCCGAGCGGGCACCGCATCGCCCGGTGGTGGCGCCTCTCACACCCAACCCCGGGGGACGGCGGGGTGGACCGTGCACCGACGCATGGACCGGACTAAGGTCGGGTCTTGATGGTGCTCTCCCGCACCGCCCGTCGAGAACTCAGGAGTGCCCCGTGAACGAGACCACCAAGGACACCCCCCAGCGGGACGCGAGCCTCACCGCTCCCGTGGCGAGCGAGGTCGGCTGGACCGATCTCGACGTGCGCGCCGTCGACACGGCGCGCCTCCTGGCCGCCGACGCCGTCCAGAAGGTCGGCAACGGGCACCCCGGCACCGCGATGAGCCTCGCCCCGGTCGCCTACCTGCTCTATCAGAACGTCATGAAGCACGACCCGAGCGACCCGGACTGGCTGGGCCGTGACCGCTTCGTGCTGTCGTGTGGCCACTCCAGCCTGACGCAGTATGTCCAGCTCTATCTCAACGGTTACGGCCTGGAGATCAGTGACCTGCAGGCACTGCGCACCTGGGGCAGCCTGACTCCCGGCCACCCCGAGGTGCACCACACCACGGGTGTCGAGCTCACCACTGGCCCGCTGGGGTCGGGCCTGGCGACCGCCGTCGGCATGGCCGCCGCCCAGCGCCGTCAGCGCGGTCTCCTCGACCCGGACGCCGCCCCCGGCACCTCGCCCTTTGACCACCACATCTGGGTGCTGGCCTCGGACGGGGACATCATGGAGGGCGTTGCCTCTGAGGCCTCCTCGTTTGCGGGACACCAGGAGCTGGGCAACCTGACGCTCATCTACGACCAGAACTTCATCTCCATCGAGGACGACACCGACATCTCCTTCTCCGAGGACGTGGCCAAGCGCTACGAGTCCTACGGGTGGAACACCGAGACGATCGACTGGCGCGCCGGGGGTGCCTACACCGAGGACGTGGACGCTCTCTATGCCGCCCTCGAGCGCAGCAAGCAGTCGGACAAACCGACGCTCGTGCTGCTGCGCACGATCATCGCCTGGCCTGCCCCCACCAAGCAGGACACCGGTGCCTCCCACGGGTCCGCCCTGGGAGATGACGAGGTCGCCGCGACCAAGAGGCTGCTCGGTTTTGATCCCGAGGTGAGCTTCCCCGACGACGCCGATGTCCTGGGACACGCTCGCAAGGTGATTGACCGCGGACAGGCCGCTCACGCGGAGTGGGACACGGCATACAACGCTTGGCGCGACGCCAACGGCGACCGCGCCACGCTCCTGGACCGGCTGCTCGCCAAGGAGACCCCAGCGGGGTTCGAGGACGCCTTCCCGACCTTCGAGGCCGACGAGAAGGGCAAGGCGACCCGCGCTGCGTCCGGCGAGGTGCTCAACGCCCTCGCCGGTGTGATGCCCGAGCTGTGGGGCGGATCAGCCGACCTCGCCGGCTCCAACAACACCACCATGAAGGGCGAGCCGAGCTTTGTCCCGGCCAACAAGTCCACGGACATGTTCTCGGGCAACGAGTTTGGGCGCACCCTGCACTTCGGCATCCGCGAGAACGGCATGGGCATGATCCTGTCCGGCATCGCGCTGGAGGGGCTGACCCGACCCTACGGCGGGACCTTCCTGGTGTTCTCCGACTACATGCGCCCGGCCGTCCGCCTGGCCTCGATCCAGCAGCTCCCCGTCGTCTATGTCTGGACGCACGACTCCATCGGCCTGGGTGAGGACGGACCCACGCACCAGCCGGTCGAGCACCTCGCCGCGCTGCGCGCCATCCCGGGTCTGGACGTGATCCGACCGGCCGACGCCAACGAGACTTCCGTCGCGTGGCGCACGGCGCTGCAGATCCATGACCACCCGATGGCGATGGCGCTGACCCGTCAGAACGTGCCGACCTTCGACCGCTCCGAGTTTGCCTCGGCCGACCTGACGGCCAAGGGCGGCTATGTCCTGGTCGACGCCGAGGGCGGCGAGCCCGACGTGATCCTCATGGGCACCGGCTCCGAGGTGCAGCTGGCCGTCCAGGCCCGCGAGCAACTCGCCGATCAGGGTGTGCGGGCCCGCGTCGTGTCCATGCCGTGCCGGGAGTGGTTCGACGGACAGGACCAGGCCTACCGCGACGAGGTGCTGCCCCCCGCCGTGCGGGCCCGTGTCAGCGTGGAGGCCGGCGTCGCCCAGGGCTGGCGCGAGCTGGTCGGCGACGCAGGACGCATGATCAGCCTGGAGCACTTCGGTGCCTCCGCCGACTACGAGACGCTCTATCGCGAGTTCGGGATCACCGCCGAGGCCGTTGCGGCCGCCGCTCAGGAGTCGATCGCCGCAGCCGCCGGCAACGAAGCACCCGCACGCAACACACCGTCCGAGCCTGCCGAGGGCCAGCGCACCATCGGCGACGTTCCCGCATCCACCCAGGAGAAGTGATCACGATGAACGACACCACCCCCCTCGCCGCCCTGTCCGCTGCTGGCGTCTCGATCTGGCTGGACGACCTCAACCGGGCGATGATCACCGAGGGTGAGCTCCAGCAGCTCATCGACACCCGCCACGTGGTCGGCGTGACCACCAACCCGACCATCTTTGCCAACGCCCTCTCCGACGGGGAGGCCTACACCGACCAGGTGAAGGAGCTCGTGGCAGCCGGGGCCGACGTCGACGCCGCGGTGTTCGAGCTGACCACCGAGGACGTGCGCAACGCCTGCGACGTGCTGCGGCCGGTCTTTGACGCCACCAACGGTGTCGACGGCCGGGTCTCCATCGAGGTCGACCCCCGCCTCGAGGACGACACCGATGCCACCGTGGAGATGGCCAAGAAGCTGTGGGCCGCGGTCGACCGCCCCAACGTGCTGATCAAGATCCCCGCCACCCTGGAGGGTCTGCCCGCGATCAGCCAGGTCCTGGCTCAGGGCATCAGCGTCAACGTCACGCTGATCTTCTCCCTGGACCGCTACCGCGGCGTCATGAACGCCTTCCTCACCGGCCTGGAGCAGGCTCGTGAGGCTGGCCACGACCTGTCGACCATCCACTCGGTCGCCTCGTTCTTCGTCTCGCGCGTGGACAGCGAGGTCGACAAGCAGCTCGACGCGATCGGCACTGACGAGGCGCTCGCCCTGCGCGGTCAGGCTGGCCTGGCCAACGCCCGGCTGGCCTACCAGGCCTACGAGGAGGTCTTCGGCACGCCCCGTTGGCAGAACCTCGCCGACGACGGCGCCCACGCCCAGCGACCGCTGTGGGCCTCCACCGGTGTGAAGAACCCGGACTACTCCGACACGATGTATGTCGACGGTCTGGTGGCAGCCAACA contains the following coding sequences:
- the tkt gene encoding transketolase → MNETTKDTPQRDASLTAPVASEVGWTDLDVRAVDTARLLAADAVQKVGNGHPGTAMSLAPVAYLLYQNVMKHDPSDPDWLGRDRFVLSCGHSSLTQYVQLYLNGYGLEISDLQALRTWGSLTPGHPEVHHTTGVELTTGPLGSGLATAVGMAAAQRRQRGLLDPDAAPGTSPFDHHIWVLASDGDIMEGVASEASSFAGHQELGNLTLIYDQNFISIEDDTDISFSEDVAKRYESYGWNTETIDWRAGGAYTEDVDALYAALERSKQSDKPTLVLLRTIIAWPAPTKQDTGASHGSALGDDEVAATKRLLGFDPEVSFPDDADVLGHARKVIDRGQAAHAEWDTAYNAWRDANGDRATLLDRLLAKETPAGFEDAFPTFEADEKGKATRAASGEVLNALAGVMPELWGGSADLAGSNNTTMKGEPSFVPANKSTDMFSGNEFGRTLHFGIRENGMGMILSGIALEGLTRPYGGTFLVFSDYMRPAVRLASIQQLPVVYVWTHDSIGLGEDGPTHQPVEHLAALRAIPGLDVIRPADANETSVAWRTALQIHDHPMAMALTRQNVPTFDRSEFASADLTAKGGYVLVDAEGGEPDVILMGTGSEVQLAVQAREQLADQGVRARVVSMPCREWFDGQDQAYRDEVLPPAVRARVSVEAGVAQGWRELVGDAGRMISLEHFGASADYETLYREFGITAEAVAAAAQESIAAAAGNEAPARNTPSEPAEGQRTIGDVPASTQEK
- the tal gene encoding transaldolase yields the protein MNDTTPLAALSAAGVSIWLDDLNRAMITEGELQQLIDTRHVVGVTTNPTIFANALSDGEAYTDQVKELVAAGADVDAAVFELTTEDVRNACDVLRPVFDATNGVDGRVSIEVDPRLEDDTDATVEMAKKLWAAVDRPNVLIKIPATLEGLPAISQVLAQGISVNVTLIFSLDRYRGVMNAFLTGLEQAREAGHDLSTIHSVASFFVSRVDSEVDKQLDAIGTDEALALRGQAGLANARLAYQAYEEVFGTPRWQNLADDGAHAQRPLWASTGVKNPDYSDTMYVDGLVAANTVNTMPHATMESAADHSQITGDTITGTYAESQAVLDRLETVGVSYAQVVETLETEGVDKFVKSWGDLLGSVQGELDRLAGESK
- a CDS encoding heme o synthase; this translates as MTTLDRSTGTTPAAVDRGWRQVVLDYIALTKPRIIELLLVTTFPVMFLAERGIPSLWLVVATLIGGTLAAASANTLNCYLDRDIDAKMHRTENRPLVTGVITPRAALIFGGVLGAIATLWLGLFVNWLSAWLGLGAIVLYIGFYTVLLKRRTSQNIVWGGVAGCMPVLIGWSAVTNSLAWPALVLFMVIFFWTPPHYWPLSMRFKEDYAAAGVPMLPVVAQDVAVARKVVIYSWATVITSLVLIPVAPMGWIYTGTALVSGVVFLVEAHRLQTKAKAGEVGNKLGAMRLFHFSISYLTLLFIGVAVDPLVFIALPAF